The following proteins are co-located in the Echinicola sp. 20G genome:
- a CDS encoding FecR family protein, with amino-acid sequence MDKNQDIEILLIRFFQGNASSSEKKAVYDWVKKDHSNQYEFEKLQAFWHTDLEDNKLINHEDQKRKIWEQYLSEGAKRRRGSWDIRRTSYGVAASLVAILVLSIIFFNKQEEAIQPISLTKVHKSNPKGQKSQFQLPDGSKVWLNAESKLSYPEHFSDSGRFVTLEGEAFFDIVTDTSRPFVVKVEDLEVEVLGTEFNVHAFKEDDRLSVALLEGAVKVKNHKKGYEKELALTPGKGLTYLKSLNAFHEFSKENDANTFDKAILWRNGELIFDGTDLSGFVKEISRWYGVSVEIKGVPDQNWNLKGTFKNEYLSNILDAVSYNKDFEYELDDKKLILMFN; translated from the coding sequence ATGGACAAGAACCAAGATATAGAAATTTTATTAATCAGATTTTTTCAAGGAAATGCCTCTTCTTCTGAAAAGAAGGCTGTGTACGACTGGGTGAAAAAGGATCATAGCAACCAATATGAGTTTGAAAAACTCCAGGCTTTTTGGCATACTGACCTCGAGGACAATAAGCTGATCAATCACGAGGATCAAAAAAGGAAAATTTGGGAACAATATTTAAGCGAAGGGGCTAAGAGAAGAAGAGGAAGTTGGGATATTAGGAGGACAAGTTATGGTGTGGCCGCATCATTGGTAGCAATTTTGGTCTTATCCATCATATTTTTCAACAAGCAGGAGGAAGCAATCCAACCTATTTCACTTACGAAGGTCCACAAATCAAACCCAAAAGGACAAAAGTCCCAATTTCAGTTACCGGATGGTTCCAAAGTTTGGCTCAATGCGGAAAGCAAACTTTCTTACCCGGAGCATTTTTCGGACTCTGGTAGGTTTGTAACACTTGAGGGTGAAGCATTTTTTGATATAGTAACTGACACAAGTAGACCTTTTGTAGTAAAAGTTGAAGACCTCGAGGTGGAAGTTTTGGGCACAGAGTTCAATGTTCATGCTTTTAAAGAAGATGATAGATTAAGCGTGGCACTATTGGAAGGAGCTGTCAAAGTAAAAAATCATAAGAAGGGTTATGAGAAAGAGCTCGCCCTAACACCCGGGAAAGGCCTGACCTATCTTAAATCTCTAAATGCATTTCATGAGTTCAGCAAAGAAAATGATGCAAATACATTTGATAAGGCCATCTTATGGAGAAATGGGGAATTGATTTTTGATGGAACGGACCTTTCAGGTTTTGTAAAGGAAATCAGCAGGTGGTATGGTGTAAGTGTAGAAATCAAGGGAGTTCCTGATCAAAACTGGAACCTAAAGGGAACTTTCAAAAATGAATATTTATCGAATATCCTGGATGCGGTTTCCTATAATAAGGATTTTGAATATGAACTGGATGACAAGAAATTGATACTGATGTTTAATTGA
- a CDS encoding SusC/RagA family TonB-linked outer membrane protein, protein MKKRVLKLLLMGFTYSIIGLFMQVLFVNMLWATDSNAQSVKSMKEVSVNVGFNNIKLEDLFKDLESKTPFTFVYDKTDPFLSDRFSLEKQRQSVEDILVQIAKEKQLKFKQVNRNISVNKANPGSSIIEYAIREFTVSGKIVSSSTNEPIPGVTVLVKGSTRGTVSDIDGNFSVEVPDEGGILVISFVGYKTQEIEISNQSEVEVKLEEDFQGLDEVVVVGYGTKKKSNLTAAVEMVNPKVLENRPVRSVAEMLEGAVPGLNVNLTSGAPDATANLNIRGFTGLGTTQSPLILVDGVEQDINTVNPNDVESISVLKDAAASAIYGSRAPFGVIVITTKKGQKGSPMQVGYSTNVQINSPFMLPHTQNSLDFALDMNDAFYNSQQVTGFYPQSTIDNIRRYLAGEIPNNSRIGERDGGNAEDDMRWEAHNYAHSNTDYVGEAFKNHSVNATHNLTISGGDKSTTYYLGLGYNSKEGVYNTDLDKFSRYNAMLKVDTDINKWMNVGLNIRYSNIRTTRPNYRGAAGTAGSDGNLWNNISYFPNVPIKNPDGNYHWLSAFPVFDGLQGTFESNEDELWMSPNLVIKPMEGMTIRGQYSRNITYNNNRVTTFEVMVDQGDGTFRRSARSAAYDQLDRLEANRHYYQADFNVEYKKDIDDHHMLFLVGAQQEHNRYNAINNSRRELYSRDFPVLSNAYGANYSMTESLYEWATRGVYLRASYNYQSKYLLDFNGRYDGSSRFAPESRWSFFPSVSAGYNVAMEDFWPAKEIVNVFKLTGSWGKLGNQRLDVNGNGSTNDNEDLYTYQPVFGTNPTTRSIIEGSQQPYVTSPPLARSDRTWEKPQSIGFGIEAGLFQSRLKIDYHWYQRTTYDALGVAEQLPVVLGTPVPRANNAVTETRGWEVSLDWEDEAFNINGSPLRYGVRGILSDYIGYVVEYGPGNDAGLRNGTWTPGEVFGQVYGQRFEGIAQNSENMTDWVANGNGFYFPGDVYYKDLDGDGIIGNGSGGYWFAQGDRELLGYSYPRYKYGVFLNLGWKNFSFSAFLDGVGQETQWVSNTNAMGHASTTGWSSRTAYDLHQDLGYWTVDTPDAFFPRVYQNGKNTNQANDHYMLNLSNLRIKNINLTYAFNQELISRIGLKRASLNASIENIGFIYNNSWLKLDPTLIRNGVSGYPTSRTVSFGLNVGF, encoded by the coding sequence ATGAAAAAAAGAGTACTAAAACTATTGCTCATGGGATTTACCTATTCTATAATTGGGCTGTTTATGCAGGTGTTATTTGTAAATATGCTATGGGCCACGGATTCCAATGCCCAAAGTGTCAAAAGCATGAAAGAAGTAAGTGTCAATGTCGGCTTTAATAATATAAAGCTTGAAGATCTATTTAAGGATTTGGAATCAAAAACCCCATTCACATTTGTTTATGACAAAACGGATCCTTTCTTATCTGATCGGTTTAGTTTGGAGAAGCAAAGACAAAGTGTCGAGGATATATTGGTTCAAATTGCCAAGGAGAAGCAATTAAAATTCAAACAGGTAAATCGTAATATCAGCGTTAATAAAGCCAATCCAGGCTCAAGTATCATAGAATATGCAATCCGAGAGTTTACGGTCTCTGGAAAGATAGTTTCCAGTTCTACCAATGAACCTATCCCAGGTGTAACGGTATTGGTGAAAGGATCTACAAGAGGAACCGTTTCAGATATAGACGGGAACTTTTCGGTAGAGGTTCCTGATGAAGGAGGAATATTGGTTATCTCTTTTGTAGGGTATAAGACCCAAGAAATAGAGATTTCAAATCAGAGTGAAGTTGAAGTTAAGTTAGAGGAAGATTTTCAGGGATTGGATGAAGTCGTAGTGGTTGGGTATGGAACCAAAAAGAAATCCAACTTGACTGCGGCTGTTGAAATGGTAAACCCAAAAGTATTGGAGAACAGGCCCGTCAGGTCAGTTGCAGAAATGCTGGAAGGGGCAGTGCCTGGTCTAAACGTAAACCTGACATCTGGAGCCCCAGATGCAACAGCTAACCTGAATATCAGAGGCTTTACCGGCTTGGGTACCACTCAGTCCCCATTGATACTGGTAGATGGGGTAGAACAGGATATTAATACGGTCAACCCAAATGATGTCGAATCGATTTCAGTATTGAAAGATGCAGCAGCATCGGCTATTTATGGTTCCAGGGCTCCTTTTGGTGTTATTGTGATCACAACAAAAAAGGGACAAAAAGGAAGTCCAATGCAGGTGGGTTACTCTACCAATGTTCAGATCAACTCTCCATTTATGTTACCACATACCCAAAACTCATTGGATTTTGCTTTGGATATGAATGATGCTTTTTACAATTCCCAGCAGGTAACAGGATTCTATCCCCAGTCTACCATTGATAATATTAGAAGATATTTGGCAGGAGAAATCCCCAATAATAGTAGGATTGGTGAACGTGATGGTGGGAATGCAGAAGATGATATGAGGTGGGAGGCACACAACTATGCCCATTCAAATACAGACTATGTGGGAGAAGCATTTAAAAATCATTCCGTTAATGCAACCCATAATCTAACAATTTCAGGTGGAGACAAAAGTACAACCTATTATTTGGGATTAGGTTACAATTCAAAAGAAGGGGTGTACAATACCGATTTGGATAAGTTTTCCCGTTACAATGCGATGTTAAAAGTAGATACGGATATAAATAAATGGATGAATGTGGGGTTGAATATTCGTTATTCTAATATTAGAACTACACGACCAAATTACAGGGGAGCAGCTGGAACTGCAGGTTCTGATGGAAATCTGTGGAATAATATCAGCTACTTTCCTAATGTTCCCATAAAAAACCCAGATGGCAACTACCATTGGTTGAGTGCTTTTCCGGTTTTTGATGGATTGCAGGGTACTTTTGAAAGTAATGAAGATGAACTTTGGATGTCCCCAAATTTGGTAATCAAACCAATGGAGGGAATGACCATTAGAGGGCAATACTCAAGAAATATCACCTATAATAACAATCGTGTTACTACTTTTGAGGTCATGGTTGATCAAGGAGACGGAACCTTTAGAAGATCGGCCAGGTCCGCTGCCTATGACCAATTGGATAGATTGGAAGCGAATAGACATTATTATCAAGCTGATTTCAATGTAGAATACAAGAAGGATATTGATGATCACCATATGTTGTTTCTTGTTGGGGCCCAGCAAGAGCACAACAGATATAATGCAATTAATAACAGTAGAAGGGAGCTCTATAGTAGGGATTTTCCTGTTCTGAGCAATGCTTATGGTGCTAATTATTCCATGACAGAAAGCTTGTATGAGTGGGCCACTAGAGGGGTTTACCTAAGGGCAAGTTATAATTATCAAAGTAAGTACTTGTTGGATTTTAATGGACGGTACGATGGCTCATCAAGGTTTGCACCTGAGTCGAGATGGTCATTTTTTCCTTCCGTATCGGCAGGGTATAATGTAGCAATGGAAGATTTTTGGCCAGCAAAAGAGATAGTCAATGTATTTAAGCTGACAGGTTCATGGGGTAAACTGGGAAACCAACGGTTGGATGTAAACGGTAATGGAAGTACTAATGATAACGAGGACTTGTATACCTATCAACCGGTATTTGGGACCAACCCAACGACAAGATCGATTATAGAGGGATCTCAGCAGCCTTACGTAACATCTCCTCCTTTAGCCAGATCTGATAGAACATGGGAAAAACCACAGTCAATAGGTTTTGGGATTGAAGCTGGTTTATTTCAAAGCAGGTTGAAAATCGATTACCATTGGTATCAAAGAACGACCTATGATGCGTTAGGTGTTGCTGAACAACTACCGGTTGTATTGGGCACGCCTGTACCAAGGGCCAACAATGCGGTAACGGAAACAAGAGGTTGGGAAGTTTCTCTCGATTGGGAAGATGAAGCATTTAATATTAATGGGTCTCCCTTGAGATATGGTGTCCGAGGTATATTGTCAGACTATATCGGTTATGTGGTGGAGTATGGTCCAGGAAATGATGCTGGTCTCAGAAATGGAACTTGGACCCCAGGTGAAGTTTTTGGACAGGTATATGGTCAAAGGTTCGAAGGAATTGCCCAAAATTCTGAAAATATGACTGATTGGGTAGCCAATGGAAATGGCTTTTATTTCCCTGGGGATGTCTATTATAAAGACTTGGACGGGGATGGTATCATTGGTAACGGGTCTGGGGGATATTGGTTTGCCCAAGGGGATAGAGAGCTTTTGGGCTATAGTTATCCTCGATACAAATATGGTGTTTTCTTGAATTTAGGATGGAAGAATTTCAGTTTTTCAGCGTTTTTAGATGGGGTTGGGCAAGAAACACAGTGGGTGAGCAATACAAACGCAATGGGACATGCTTCCACTACAGGCTGGTCTTCAAGGACTGCATATGACCTTCATCAAGATTTAGGGTATTGGACGGTAGATACTCCTGATGCATTCTTCCCTAGAGTTTACCAAAATGGTAAAAATACAAATCAGGCCAATGATCATTATATGCTCAACCTTTCGAATTTACGAATCAAGAATATCAACCTGACCTATGCTTTCAATCAGGAACTGATTAGCCGTATTGGCCTCAAACGCGCATCGTTAAATGCTTCAATCGAAAATATTGGTTTTATCTATAATAATTCATGGTTAAAGCTGGACCCTACGCTGATCAGAAATGGTGTAAGCGGTTACCCAACTTCAAGGACCGTTTCATTTGGGCTAAATGTAGGATTTTAA
- a CDS encoding RagB/SusD family nutrient uptake outer membrane protein, producing MKNYIILYIALIALSIVTPACDDDFLNLQPLDSFSEDGFFTSSSDLKSYVNAFYDNNMLLRTMGNNRVLNLENGTDNLVSSGPAGRINTRGVSGAAPGSIGWDGHYGFIRRANYLLENTYKVPRDVLSRQYTGEAFFTRAVVYFDLLSTYGGVPIITKSLNIGSDELYKPRDERDVVASQIIKDLDSAIVNLSWKSDAGVGRINKEAALLLKTRVGLFEGSWEYYHGKKGTPFAVEGKDGSGFLQEAVEAGELLIDHQGSNIYQGSLVDLFQQKDYSGISGAFFYRVFSQAASLTHNVYGNYNEGTGLGITKQLVDAFLMSDGLPSEISSMTYDESSLRSLGQNKDPRLSQTIWARPVDLEGNTVRFYDAFDVANDQTGGSQHAYRSSYPGLIQNQQRQPSPTGYRPWKGVLFDVTEWRNGETSDLIMRYAEALLNFAEARAILGEITQDDLDKSVNVIRQRAGMPEMNLATINSWPVTYSTKDGFDPDASNILNEIRRERRVELALEGFRWDDIRRWAALDEVFNGFKPLGAHAAEFISYWNDENGIIEQEGFQWVGLNDVKLLEGNNFGLDETGNYFNPFFNNADFGNSGDGGFVAPERDYLSPIGTQEIEIYQSKGGVTLEQNPGWF from the coding sequence ATGAAAAATTATATCATATTATATATCGCTTTAATCGCGCTAAGTATTGTCACTCCTGCCTGCGATGATGATTTTTTAAACTTGCAACCTTTGGACAGCTTCAGTGAAGATGGTTTTTTTACAAGTTCGAGTGATCTGAAGAGCTATGTCAATGCTTTTTATGACAATAATATGCTTTTAAGGACAATGGGAAACAACAGGGTTCTCAATTTAGAAAACGGTACGGATAACTTGGTGTCTTCAGGCCCAGCGGGTAGAATAAACACCAGGGGAGTTTCTGGTGCTGCTCCTGGTTCAATTGGCTGGGATGGGCATTATGGATTTATCCGAAGAGCGAACTATTTACTTGAAAATACTTACAAGGTGCCCAGGGATGTTTTATCAAGGCAATATACAGGAGAAGCTTTTTTTACCAGGGCAGTGGTTTACTTTGATCTTTTGAGCACATACGGAGGGGTTCCAATTATCACCAAGTCACTCAATATTGGTAGTGATGAACTCTACAAACCAAGAGATGAGAGGGATGTGGTAGCTTCTCAGATCATCAAGGATTTGGATTCAGCGATCGTAAATTTATCCTGGAAATCGGACGCTGGTGTAGGGAGGATCAATAAGGAAGCAGCTCTTTTACTAAAGACACGTGTTGGGCTATTTGAGGGAAGTTGGGAATATTACCATGGAAAAAAGGGTACTCCATTTGCTGTTGAAGGTAAAGATGGTTCAGGATTTTTACAGGAAGCTGTAGAGGCAGGTGAATTACTTATTGATCATCAGGGAAGTAATATCTATCAAGGAAGTCTGGTAGATCTTTTTCAACAAAAGGACTATTCCGGAATTTCTGGGGCATTCTTTTATCGTGTATTTAGTCAGGCAGCATCCCTTACTCATAATGTTTATGGAAATTATAATGAAGGGACAGGCTTGGGGATTACCAAGCAGTTGGTTGATGCTTTCCTGATGTCTGATGGCCTACCATCAGAAATTTCCAGCATGACATATGATGAAAGCAGTTTGAGATCATTGGGGCAAAATAAAGACCCACGACTATCTCAAACCATTTGGGCAAGGCCAGTTGATCTGGAGGGGAATACCGTTAGATTTTATGATGCATTCGATGTTGCCAATGATCAAACTGGAGGTTCGCAACATGCCTACAGATCAAGCTACCCAGGTTTGATACAAAATCAACAACGCCAACCTTCACCTACAGGTTATAGACCATGGAAAGGGGTGTTATTTGATGTCACTGAGTGGAGAAACGGTGAAACTTCCGATTTGATCATGCGTTATGCAGAAGCCCTATTAAATTTTGCAGAGGCAAGAGCCATATTGGGAGAAATCACTCAGGACGACTTGGATAAAAGTGTGAATGTGATTCGCCAAAGGGCAGGTATGCCGGAAATGAATTTAGCGACAATCAATTCTTGGCCAGTAACCTATTCCACAAAAGATGGCTTTGATCCAGATGCATCCAATATCCTTAATGAAATTCGTAGGGAGCGAAGGGTTGAGTTGGCTCTGGAAGGTTTCCGTTGGGATGATATTAGAAGATGGGCAGCCTTGGATGAAGTATTTAATGGCTTCAAACCATTGGGAGCTCATGCAGCTGAGTTTATTTCATATTGGAATGATGAGAATGGCATAATTGAGCAAGAAGGATTTCAATGGGTAGGATTGAATGATGTGAAATTATTGGAAGGAAACAACTTTGGGCTAGATGAGACTGGAAACTATTTTAATCCATTCTTTAATAATGCAGATTTTGGAAATTCCGGGGATGGAGGATTTGTAGCTCCAGAAAGGGATTATTTATCCCCTATAGGTACCCAAGAAATTGAGATTTATCAGAGCAAAGGAGGAGTAACCCTTGAGCAAAATCCAGGATGGTTTTAA
- a CDS encoding glycoside hydrolase family protein, with the protein MSIIRIFWIGFLTMFVSNGLIAQGKQFADGWEYVGIAVSEPGYTVWGTSPVMDQEGKVHLFVARWKGTTVEPGWRSGSEIAHYVGEGPEGPFVFSDVAIAGTGLDTWDRFGAHNPAIHFINGKYVLLYIANDNPKPPIHPSNQKIGMAVSESPYGPWKKVNKDGLILDVPKNPDYWNYKATNGVNNPALLKHPDGGYFLYFKSEKARMGLAVSENLKGPYVQLPFPVTSNESNIEDGYAFMHEGKFALLTTDNHGIIEEGGGLLWLSDDGITFEKYEKGFHRINAYLPIDMSKVAVHYGPKNRPYAKFERPQLLMVEGKPQYLYLPSGTNVFGGDYTVSYILKSKE; encoded by the coding sequence ATGAGTATAATTAGAATATTTTGGATAGGGTTCTTAACAATGTTTGTTTCGAATGGACTTATAGCCCAGGGTAAGCAGTTTGCTGATGGATGGGAATATGTTGGAATTGCTGTCAGTGAGCCTGGGTATACAGTGTGGGGAACCTCCCCTGTAATGGATCAGGAAGGGAAAGTCCACCTTTTTGTGGCCAGGTGGAAGGGCACTACCGTGGAGCCGGGATGGCGGTCTGGAAGTGAAATAGCCCATTATGTAGGAGAGGGGCCGGAAGGGCCGTTTGTTTTTTCGGATGTGGCTATTGCAGGAACTGGCCTGGATACATGGGATAGGTTTGGTGCCCATAATCCTGCCATCCATTTTATAAATGGAAAGTACGTATTATTATACATTGCCAATGATAATCCCAAACCGCCCATACATCCATCCAACCAAAAGATAGGAATGGCAGTTTCAGAAAGTCCTTATGGGCCCTGGAAAAAAGTGAACAAGGATGGGTTGATATTGGACGTCCCTAAAAATCCTGATTATTGGAACTATAAAGCCACAAACGGGGTGAACAACCCCGCGCTTTTGAAGCACCCCGATGGGGGTTACTTTTTGTATTTTAAATCTGAGAAAGCCAGAATGGGACTTGCAGTATCGGAAAATTTGAAAGGTCCTTATGTTCAGCTTCCTTTTCCTGTAACCTCTAATGAATCGAATATTGAAGATGGTTATGCTTTTATGCATGAAGGTAAATTTGCCTTGTTGACGACGGATAACCATGGGATAATCGAAGAAGGAGGTGGTCTGTTGTGGCTATCTGATGATGGGATTACTTTCGAGAAATATGAAAAAGGATTTCATCGAATCAATGCCTATCTCCCAATAGACATGTCGAAAGTGGCTGTTCACTATGGTCCCAAGAATCGTCCATATGCGAAATTCGAGCGTCCTCAACTGCTGATGGTTGAAGGGAAGCCACAGTACCTTTATTTACCCTCAGGTACCAATGTCTTTGGCGGAGACTATACGGTAAGTTATATCCTGAAATCAAAGGAATAA
- a CDS encoding alpha-L-fucosidase, producing MIVIITSITPTVFAQSNLTVPVPNPAQLAWQNAELVAVFHYDLHVFDGKKYVQRENRITPVPDYNIFNPEQLDTDQWVKSAKDMGAKIAILTATHETGFAIYQSDVNPYSLKALKWRDGKGDIVGDFVESCRKYGIEPGIYIGIRWNSFYGIHDFKVQGEGGFSKNRQEHYNRMCEGMVEELTSKYGDLAIIWFDGGAHGPKQGGPDVQGIVERNQPNAIFYHNLERADIRWGGSESGTVPYPCWGTYPAPSWFANRGDSIGFRPIKYGDPDGDYFMPAMSDAPLRGYDGRHEWFWEPGDEDHIFPLENLMHMYENSVGHNSTLILGITPDDNGLVPVKDANRMKEFGDEVKRIYTSPIAETSGTGKRLMLKLEKGEVINHVVLQEDIRFGERIRAFVLEGKASGKWKEIYNGSSIGHKHIIVLEDMEVDGLRLMIKESKGEPIIQVFKAYLN from the coding sequence TTGATAGTCATTATCACCTCTATTACTCCTACCGTATTTGCGCAATCCAATTTAACTGTACCTGTTCCAAATCCTGCTCAATTGGCATGGCAGAATGCCGAGTTGGTTGCTGTCTTTCATTATGATCTCCATGTTTTTGATGGAAAAAAATACGTCCAGCGAGAAAATAGGATTACCCCAGTTCCTGATTATAATATCTTCAACCCGGAACAATTGGATACCGATCAATGGGTGAAATCTGCCAAGGACATGGGGGCTAAAATAGCCATTCTAACGGCGACCCATGAGACAGGATTTGCTATCTATCAAAGTGATGTCAACCCTTATAGTCTAAAGGCACTAAAGTGGCGTGATGGGAAAGGGGACATAGTTGGTGACTTTGTTGAATCCTGTCGGAAATATGGGATTGAACCAGGGATTTATATAGGTATACGCTGGAATTCCTTTTATGGAATCCATGATTTTAAAGTTCAGGGAGAAGGTGGATTTTCTAAAAACAGGCAAGAACATTATAATAGGATGTGCGAGGGTATGGTAGAAGAGCTTACTTCCAAGTATGGTGATTTGGCCATTATTTGGTTTGATGGTGGTGCCCATGGTCCCAAGCAGGGTGGGCCTGATGTCCAGGGGATAGTGGAAAGGAACCAACCCAATGCTATTTTCTATCATAATCTGGAAAGGGCTGATATCCGATGGGGAGGAAGTGAATCGGGGACCGTTCCATATCCTTGTTGGGGAACATACCCTGCACCTTCATGGTTTGCCAACAGAGGGGATTCCATAGGTTTTAGGCCTATAAAATATGGGGATCCCGATGGGGATTATTTTATGCCAGCTATGAGTGACGCTCCGTTAAGGGGATATGATGGAAGACATGAATGGTTTTGGGAACCAGGAGATGAAGACCATATTTTCCCTTTGGAAAATTTGATGCATATGTATGAAAACAGTGTTGGCCACAACAGTACTTTGATTTTGGGAATTACTCCTGATGATAATGGACTGGTTCCTGTAAAAGATGCCAATCGAATGAAGGAATTTGGTGATGAGGTAAAAAGAATATACACTTCACCAATTGCCGAAACATCCGGTACCGGAAAAAGACTTATGCTAAAACTGGAAAAGGGTGAAGTGATCAATCATGTTGTACTGCAGGAAGATATTCGTTTTGGCGAACGCATCCGGGCTTTTGTATTGGAAGGGAAAGCAAGTGGTAAATGGAAAGAAATCTATAATGGAAGCTCTATTGGGCATAAGCATATCATAGTATTGGAAGATATGGAAGTGGATGGATTAAGATTGATGATCAAAGAGTCAAAAGGAGAACCTATTATTCAAGTATTTAAAGCTTACTTGAATTGA
- a CDS encoding RNA polymerase sigma factor: MNPIRLNHILKKIVEKNDEKAFSVFFDHYHTRLINLALLFLPNYQQAEEVVSEVILKLLQKREGLLQIENFEGYLFKMVKNRALNSIKASSREKGKISIDDIQDYLIPDISDPEKKMINGDLKRELNRVIANLPPKRRLVFKMVKDENLSYKEVAEILEISERTVEVHLKLAITDLRGTLQQFYDEYQGRILVSNQRFLSLFL, translated from the coding sequence ATGAACCCAATAAGGCTTAATCATATATTAAAAAAGATAGTGGAAAAAAATGATGAGAAGGCTTTTTCGGTTTTCTTTGACCACTATCACACTAGACTTATCAATTTAGCTTTGTTGTTTTTACCCAATTACCAACAGGCAGAAGAGGTAGTTTCCGAGGTGATTTTAAAATTACTTCAGAAAAGGGAAGGCTTACTCCAAATTGAGAATTTTGAAGGGTATCTTTTCAAAATGGTTAAAAATAGGGCCCTGAATTCGATTAAGGCTTCCTCAAGGGAAAAAGGAAAAATAAGTATTGATGATATACAGGATTATCTTATCCCCGATATTTCAGACCCTGAAAAGAAGATGATCAATGGAGATTTAAAAAGGGAACTCAACCGGGTGATTGCAAACTTACCACCCAAAAGAAGGTTGGTTTTCAAAATGGTAAAAGATGAGAATTTGTCCTACAAAGAGGTGGCAGAGATATTGGAAATATCAGAGAGGACGGTTGAAGTGCACTTAAAACTGGCCATTACGGATTTAAGGGGTACCCTCCAACAATTTTATGATGAATATCAAGGAAGGATTTTAGTTTCAAATCAACGGTTTCTGTCATTGTTTCTTTAG
- a CDS encoding glycoside hydrolase family protein — MHLYKFKLTLILLLIFSSYGSYGQQISERIQPISSDNIFETEEFYNWGGSILKGEDGKYHLFYSRWPKATKFTGWLLYSEVAHAISDHPAGPWTFKETVLEGRGKGYWDAITAHNPKIKFFDGKYYLYYISTNLGENNEYTDEELMETSLTGYSHPNWKILRPNQRTGVAVANSLKGPWIRQNKPLIEPSGPITTLTVNPAIDKGKDGKYYLIVKGDKPNETKFVRNQAMAISDRPDGSFVILPDPVIDYMDTEDMSLWYDETRNKYFGVFHAHTFIGLVSSKDGIHWEKDDDFELMKKAIIKKNGETIYPDRMERPFVYEENGEVSVLGLAVKKGDKSFIVTIPLKDKN; from the coding sequence ATGCATTTATATAAGTTCAAATTGACACTAATTCTTTTGCTCATATTTTCTTCGTATGGAAGTTATGGGCAGCAGATATCCGAAAGGATCCAGCCAATAAGTTCCGATAATATTTTCGAAACGGAAGAGTTTTACAATTGGGGAGGTTCGATTCTTAAAGGTGAGGATGGTAAATATCATTTGTTTTATTCCAGATGGCCAAAGGCGACCAAGTTTACCGGTTGGTTATTGTATTCGGAGGTAGCTCATGCTATTTCTGACCATCCTGCTGGACCATGGACATTTAAAGAGACCGTATTAGAAGGGAGGGGAAAAGGATACTGGGATGCTATTACGGCCCACAACCCCAAGATTAAATTCTTTGATGGGAAGTATTATCTCTATTACATCTCTACAAACCTAGGGGAAAACAATGAGTACACAGATGAGGAGTTAATGGAAACTAGTCTTACAGGATACAGTCATCCAAATTGGAAAATATTAAGACCAAACCAGCGTACAGGAGTAGCTGTGGCGAATTCATTGAAAGGGCCCTGGATTAGACAGAACAAACCTTTGATAGAACCATCAGGTCCGATTACTACATTAACAGTAAACCCAGCAATTGATAAGGGAAAAGATGGTAAATACTATTTGATAGTAAAAGGAGATAAACCTAATGAAACCAAGTTTGTCAGAAATCAAGCTATGGCCATTTCTGATAGACCTGATGGTTCTTTTGTCATATTGCCAGATCCGGTTATTGATTATATGGATACTGAAGATATGTCTCTTTGGTATGATGAAACTAGAAATAAATATTTTGGTGTTTTTCATGCCCACACATTTATAGGATTGGTTAGTTCGAAGGATGGAATCCATTGGGAAAAAGATGATGATTTTGAATTGATGAAAAAGGCCATCATAAAAAAGAATGGGGAAACGATTTATCCTGATAGGATGGAGAGGCCGTTTGTTTATGAAGAGAATGGAGAAGTGTCAGTTTTGGGCTTAGCTGTGAAAAAGGGAGATAAATCATTTATTGTTACAATACCTCTAAAAGACAAGAATTGA